GTATATTCGCCATTTTGCTTCGCTAAGTTATCAAGCAATGCATTCGCATCATTGCGAATATTACCGAGCGCAATAGACCAACTGTCATCCCCCTGCGCAATTAAACGGTGTAAATACCAAGCTTGATGAGCACGATGGAACGACCCTGCACCAATGTGCATCCATACGGATTTCTGCTTTAGCATTGTGACTCCTTAACTTAAAATAAATATTTGCCATTTTCATGGGCATATGCCCGTTTGTTATATTTTAGTTTCAATCGAACAAGAATTACTGCGATAATGGTCACAGTAATGACTTTTGCCCTTTTAATAAGCAATTGCCCAGAATTACAATGATGGAAAAAGGCAGGAGACCGTCCATGCAGAAAGAATTAAAAAAAATGGAACAAGCCGCGAGAGCCGCGTGGCTGTATTTTGTGGCAGGTAAAACGCAGCAAGAAATTGCGCAGGAATTAGGGCTATCACGCCAAGTCGCTCAGCGATTGATCTCTTTAGCCAAAGAGCGAGGTATGGTGCATGTACAAATCACCCACCCGGTCACTGAGTGCTTGCGACTCGCCAACGAGATACAGCAAAAATACAATCTCACCCATTGTTATGTTGTGCCTTCGGGGCAGCTTGATACGAATGCCACGCTGGATATGATCGCCGTTGCGGGCGCAGAATTGATGGAACAGCTAATTGAGCAGGATAAACCCCAAGTTATAGGTATCGGTTCAGGAAGAACATTACGCAGTATTATTGATGCACTGCCTTACCTTGAGATGCCGCAGCACCAATGTGTCTCATTAATTGGTGCAATTGCCCGTGATAGCTCTGCGACACGCTATGATATCCCCTTACGTTTTGCAGAAAAACTGCAATGTCGCCATTATATCCTCCCCGCACCATTGTACGCGGATAGCCCTGAAGACAAAGCCATGTGGTGTCAACACCGCGTCTATAAAGAGGTCACTGAAAAAGGTTTAAATGCCGATATCACCTTTATTGGGATTGGCGAAGTGGGAAAAAATTGCCCATTAAATTCAGAAGGGTTTGTCACCGATGAGCAACTTGAAATGCTGCTGGATAAAGGTGTCGCAGGAGAGCTCCTCGGCCACTTTATTAAAGCCAACGGTGAACGCTTAGCCACCAGCTTAGATGAAACCCACACGAGTGTGCCGCTATTTTCCCCACCAAATCACCCTGTGATTGCATTTGCAGGGGGAGCGCATAAAACTCAGGCAATTCAAGCCGTACTCAACGGCGGTTGGGTAACGGGTTTAGTCACCGATGAAGCCACTGCTCAACAATTATTAGCGAATAATTAACCCCAATATCCAAGCGGCAATAATGTCGCTTGGATATTTTATTACTCAAACTTACCCCTGTGCCAGCCAGTTATGACAGAGCATACCGAGTAAGGTAAAGATCAATGCGCCAATCACGTGGATAGCAATAGTGCTAATCGCAAAGCCCAATTTCCCTTCTTGGATGAGCACTAACACTTCTAATGAGAAAGTCGAAAAGGTGGTAAAAGCACCGCAAAAACCCGTCACAATAAATAACTTATACGCAGGGCTGATGTTAGCGCTGGCAAAGTAGGAAATGGCAAAGCCAATGACAAAGCCACCAACAAGGTTAACCGCAACAGTACCAAGGGGAATATTCGGATAGAGGTGATTCATTTTCAGGCTAACAAACCATCTCAGCCAACCACCGAGAACAGAACCAATCGCAATTGCAAATAAAGAGGCGTACATAGAAACTTCCCATAAAACGTTAGGCGGGATAAATGAACGGAAAGTCTCCCTATTATACTCTAAATAATTCGAGTTACATGTAGGCGACAAGCGAAGTAACTTAAAGTATGGCGAGTATCGGTCATTTATGCCCTAAATTCAGGGCACATAAACCTACGTACCCCGTCGAATGAACAGGTTAACGTAGGCATCATTAGCCCAACAGGGCGGTTTCTTAACAGCAGGAGGAATGCCATCTCCCTAAATAATCACCTTAAAATAATAAGGCAACTCATTAGGAGATGTAAACCTATTTTATAACATGCGAGATCCATCCCCTAAATAGTTCAAATTGCAGCTAGGCGTCAAACGAAGGTACCCTTAGGAGCATACACAAGTATGTGACTAAGGTAACTGAGTGCAGACAACAACGCTGCGGTTTGAAATATGACGGGGATGACAAGCTATTGGGACATTTTTAATATCGTCCGCACATTACTCGCACTAGTTGCGATGATATCAATCGCCCCGGTGCGCAATGCGCCCATAATCGCCATTGCCTTGGAGGATTCAGAAGCAATCGCAATCACACACGGAATTTTTCTCAGCTCATCAATACTCAAGCCGATCACTCGGTCATTCATAACAGTATCCACATGCTGCCCTTGTGCATTGAAAAAGTCATACCCTGCGATATCGCCAATAACGCCTTGGTTTAAACTGGCATCCACGATTTCACGGGGTGTAAACCAGCCCAGTTTGACCATATAACTGTCCTCATTCATATCACCAATACCAATCAAGGCAATATCCGCTTTACGGGCACGGTCTAGTGTCTCTTTTATGGTACCGTTCTTCATAAAAGCTTGTTTAAGTTCGTTATTTTCCACATAAGCTGGGGCATACAGTGTTTCACTTGTTCCGCCAAATTTTTTCGCAAGGCGACGGCTGATATGGTCAGCGTTTATCGAATCACCGGGACGATGCGTTCCGCCAATGCCACAAATAAACCGGCAATCTTTTTCAGGCACAGCTCCACCACTATCGGCAACAACAGCAACATTACGCCCTTGCCCTACGGTGACAATCATATTGTCCCGCAGTGTGGTTGATAAATAATTAGCAACCAACGTACCTACCTGATTACGCTGCGATTCTTCATCAGGGTGATCCAATGCAATTAATGCACGGGAAATCGGAAACCGAGAAAGTAATTGCTGTTCGAGTTGGGTACTAAAAATCGGGTGATAGCGAACGTTAATTTCAACTATCCCCTCTTCTTTTGCGCGTTTTAATAAGCGCCCAACCTTAATTCGCGATATCCCAAACTTATTGGCGATCTCTTCCTGCGTAATTTCATCGCGATAATACGCAATCGCAATTTCAGTCAGTAGCTCGATGTCGGAAGATGTTTGTGATCTATCCATAAGGTAGTGATTTCCTCTCAATTGGTGTTAATCGCGACAAGGATAATAAGGTTTTAGTATAGCGTTTCTAGTGGCAATTAATAAGCGAGTTGTCAAAGACAGTGGATATAAAGCGATGTTTTCGGCTCTATATCCACTAAAAAACTAAAATAAACGGCTATGCGTTGGCTACAGCGCCATGTTTTTCAACACTTTGTGCAAGTTGGCAGAGTAATAAGCAGCAAGACGTTGCCCCTGCATCCAATACCCCGCGAGAACGTTCGCCCAAGCGACTGGCACGGCCAATTTTTGCCACTAAATCTAAGGTTGAATCGCGCCCCGCGATGGCCGCAGCTTGCATTGCATCTAACGCTTGCTTGAAATCCTTGCCTGCATTGGTTGCAGATTCAAAAGCATTAATCGCAGGGATCAATGTATCCATCAAGCATTTATCACCGACCTTCGCGCTACTAATGTCTTGCAACTCTGATAAACCGTTTTGTAGCATCGCCAGAAAATCGTGCTGTGAAAGCTCGTTTTTGCCTGAAATACTGTCAGACATCCCCATAAAGAAGCTGCCGTACAGCGGCCCCATCGAACCGCCAATGCCTTCCATTAACGCATCGGAAATCTCTTCAAAGCCTTCACTGAGTGATAATTCGCGCCCTTCAATCGCTTTGGCGCATAGGTTAAAACCTTTCGCCATATTAATGCCGTGGTCACCATCCCCAATTGCACCGTCGATTTCACTGAGATATTCGCGGTTAGACACAATGATATGGACTAAGTCCAGTGTCATTTCATTGCCACGTTCCGTCGAGATAACTTGCATAATGGGCTCCTTTACTTAACCTGTGTTAAACCTAATGAATACGCAGGGACATCCATTAACGTCTTTAATTCTTCATCTACTTTCATTAGTGTCAGTGTGACACCCATCATTTCGAGTGAGGTAAAATAATTGCCCACATAGTTACGCACGATGCGAACACCTTTCTCACTCAATAATTTTTCAACTTCAGCATAATAAATATACAGTTCCATCACTGGGGTCGCACCCAAGCCAGAAACCAGCACGACAACTTCATCCCCTTGTTTTGCCTGCATATCGGTTAAAATTGGCGTTAACATTGTTTGCGCCATTTGCGCCGCTGATTGGATTGGCATAATTTCAATGCCCGGCTCACCATGGTGACCGATACCAAGCTCCATCATGCCATCTTCGATATGGAAATTCGGGTGACCCACCGCAGGAATTGTGCAAGATGTTAATCCAACACCAATGGAGTGGCAGTTATTAATAGCTTTTTGTGCCGCATTAATCACACCATCTAGGTCATAGCCTTTACTGGCTGCTGCCGAGCCAACCTTCCACATTAAAATTTCACCGGCGACACCGCGGCGTTTTTCTTTCTCACTCGCTGGTGCAGAAGCAACATCGTCAGTCGCTACGACAGTTTTAATCTTCATGCCCGCTTTTTCGGCTTTTTTCATTGCCATTTTCACGTTCATGTTGTCGCCAGCATAGTTACCGTATAAACAGGCAACACCAGCACCACTGTCAGCGGCTTTGAACGCATCTAAAAAAGCCCCTGCGGTTGGTGAGGAGAAAATTTCACCGATAGCCACCGCATCTAACATGTTTTCTCCCACATAGCCTAAAAATGCGGGCTCATGACCTGACCCTCCCCCCGTGACAATCCCCACTTTCCCTTGGATTGGCGCTTTCGGGTATTTCAATACGCGGGCATTATCGGTTTGCGCAAAATATTCTGGGTGCGCTTTTAAATAGCCTTGGATAGCGTCTTCAACAACTAGGTCAGGTTCATTAATGATTCTGTTCATAATTCCCTCTTTTACTTATTTTCTGGTGTTAGCTGCATTTTTGCTGACTGATCAAGAAGTTCTTGCGGTACCGTGATAAACCTCATCAATATCGCACTGAACAAATAAAGCCCTGAGAAAATCCAAATCACACCAAACGCCCCAACACTGCTAATAAAAATCCCAACCAGTGCTGGCCCAACAAAGGTACTTAGCCCCGCACCTAAATTCAGTACGGACATGGCAGCGCCTTTATTTTCAGGTGCGAGTGATGGCATGATGGCAGAGAGCGGTACGTAACCGGCAAGGCACGCCCCAAATAACCCTGCCGCTATCATCATCAGGGTATAGTTATGGCCGAAGTAATACGGCACGTAATAGAACATTAGAGTACAAAGCATACAACCGACACATCCGAACCAAATGACAATATTGCGCCAACCAATGCGGTCGCTCACCACACCAAAAATCAAGTTAAAGGCAATATTCACGGTCCAAAGTGCAGCATAGATATGTAACCATTCTGTGCGGGAAAAGCCAAAGTCACCGAGAAACATTGGCATGAAGATCACAAAACCATAAGCCGCTGATGTATTTATGGTTCTAACTATTCCCCCTAAACCAATTTTTGGGTTTTCAAATGCAATGGTGATCCCTTTAAACACATAGTTAAGCGATACTTTTTGTTTTGGTTGTTCGCCGCCCTCATGGCTTCGGTTAAGGGCAATCGCAATAAACGCCCCGATGGTGACAAAAATCAGCCCACTCCATAGCGTTGCCATCTCACCTAAAATTGGTAAGGCATAACTTGAGTACATCACCCCCAACACACCTAGCCCGCCACTGTAGACGAACCAGAAGATCCCCACGGCGGAACCCAATTTTTTAATGGGCGCTTCATACGCTACCCAAACTAAGAAACCGTAGGCAAACATGGGATAGCCAAATCCACGTAATGCATAGGTAGGTATCATGATGGATAAGCTGTTACTTGGCAGGCCAATGGATAAGAAAATGACGGAGCCAATCACAAACATCACAAACCCGAAAATCATCACTCGGCGAGCGGTATAAATTTCCGCTAAAACGCCAGACAACCACGCCGCAACCGCGGCAAAAAAGCCATATACGCTGAACAGTAATGAAGATTGTTCAATACTCATTCCGCGGCTAATAATAAAAGGTGAAAGCCACCCTTGTTCGAGCCCTTCCCCCATCATGAAGATAAGGACACCAAAATAGCCAAGGAGCAACTTTGGCGAAAATCCCGTTACTTTAGACAGTTTATTGATTATCATATCGTTAACCTCAGTGCTTGTTCGCTGGGTTAGGACCTGAATAACAAGCCTTGGTAGGGTGACATTTATTCAGGTCCAATTTTTCTCATTATTGTTTTATTTGCTTGTGAACCCACTACAGCATTACAGGTTCGGGTCTAAGACCACCTTGATATGCGGGTCGCCCTTCGCCATCATGGAAAAACCTTCTGCAAATTTATCCAATGGTAAAATATCCGTTACCACACCTTTGGTTGGGAAATCACCATTGCCGATACCCTCGATAACCAATGGGTAGCAATATGGGCCTAAGTGAGAACCTAATAAATCCAGCTCTTTACGGTCGCTGATAATGCTCCAATCGACAGTTACAGGGTCTTTAAAGACAGAGAATTCAACAAATGTGCCGAGCTTACGGATCATTTTTAGCCCTTGCTCAACGGATTTCGGTGCACCTGTTGCTTCAATGTAAATGTCGCAACCATACCCCTCCGTCATCCCTTTGATGATTTTGTCCACATCATCACGTTTTGGATTCAGTACCATATCTGCGCCAAATTCTTTAGCGAGTTCTAAACGTTTATCGAATAAATCCAATACTACTAATTTGCCCGCGCCCGATTTTTTGATTGCGCCAATCATGCCTAAACCTAGCGTTCCTGCGCCCGAGAGCACAACCACATCGCCCAGTTTCACATTCGCACGTTGCACGGCGTGTAATGAGCAGGCATACGGTTCAATCAAAATCGCGTCTTCAATCGGCATATCCACAGGGACATGGTAGTTGATGGCTTCTTTCGTAAACTTCATGTACTGAGCCATACCGCCATTAACGTTATTTTGGAAACCATACAGGTCGTGTTTTTCACACATCCAATATTCACCGCGTTTACAGAAACGACATTCCCAGCAAGGAACTATTTGCTCGGAAATCACGCGGTCACCTAATGCGAACCCCTCTACTTTTGAGCCAAACCCAACAACGTGGCCGATAAATTCGTGCCCTGGGATCATTGGCGCTTTAATATAGGCAGGTTGCTCAGCATCCCCCCAAAAGCTTGGCGCGCCTTCAAACGCTTTCACATCACCTGCGCAAATCCCGCAAGCTTCGACGCGAACTAAAATTTCTTCTTCACCAATTTTTGGAACATCGACAGTTTCTAAACGGTAATCTTTCGGTGCATAAGCCACTACCGCTTTCATTTTTTCTGGAATGCCTTCGCTCATCGTGGCTTTTTGATCACAGTGTTCACACATAGTCTTACCCTCGGCGGTTTGTTAAATGAACATAAGTTCAATGAAGATACAAATTAACCATACCTTCTTTTAATCACCTATGCACATCACCAGATTCTCAAAGTGTGATTCAGAGCAAATATTCATATAAAATCGGTATAAAATGGTGACATTGCGCTTTTTTAGCAAAAAAAATTGATTTTAAGGCCATAGATCACAAAATTTTGCTTATCCAAATTAAAAACATATGTTCACCTATTGATTATTTGTTCATAAAATCCTATTTTCTAAATAGTACATTTGAATCAACAA
The window above is part of the Providencia sp. R33 genome. Proteins encoded here:
- a CDS encoding sugar-binding transcriptional regulator, producing the protein MQKELKKMEQAARAAWLYFVAGKTQQEIAQELGLSRQVAQRLISLAKERGMVHVQITHPVTECLRLANEIQQKYNLTHCYVVPSGQLDTNATLDMIAVAGAELMEQLIEQDKPQVIGIGSGRTLRSIIDALPYLEMPQHQCVSLIGAIARDSSATRYDIPLRFAEKLQCRHYILPAPLYADSPEDKAMWCQHRVYKEVTEKGLNADITFIGIGEVGKNCPLNSEGFVTDEQLEMLLDKGVAGELLGHFIKANGERLATSLDETHTSVPLFSPPNHPVIAFAGGAHKTQAIQAVLNGGWVTGLVTDEATAQQLLANN
- the crcB gene encoding fluoride efflux transporter CrcB, with translation MYASLFAIAIGSVLGGWLRWFVSLKMNHLYPNIPLGTVAVNLVGGFVIGFAISYFASANISPAYKLFIVTGFCGAFTTFSTFSLEVLVLIQEGKLGFAISTIAIHVIGALIFTLLGMLCHNWLAQG
- a CDS encoding sugar-binding transcriptional regulator; the protein is MDRSQTSSDIELLTEIAIAYYRDEITQEEIANKFGISRIKVGRLLKRAKEEGIVEINVRYHPIFSTQLEQQLLSRFPISRALIALDHPDEESQRNQVGTLVANYLSTTLRDNMIVTVGQGRNVAVVADSGGAVPEKDCRFICGIGGTHRPGDSINADHISRRLAKKFGGTSETLYAPAYVENNELKQAFMKNGTIKETLDRARKADIALIGIGDMNEDSYMVKLGWFTPREIVDASLNQGVIGDIAGYDFFNAQGQHVDTVMNDRVIGLSIDELRKIPCVIAIASESSKAMAIMGALRTGAIDIIATSASNVRTILKMSQ
- the dhaL gene encoding dihydroxyacetone kinase subunit DhaL encodes the protein MQVISTERGNEMTLDLVHIIVSNREYLSEIDGAIGDGDHGINMAKGFNLCAKAIEGRELSLSEGFEEISDALMEGIGGSMGPLYGSFFMGMSDSISGKNELSQHDFLAMLQNGLSELQDISSAKVGDKCLMDTLIPAINAFESATNAGKDFKQALDAMQAAAIAGRDSTLDLVAKIGRASRLGERSRGVLDAGATSCCLLLCQLAQSVEKHGAVANA
- a CDS encoding dihydroxyacetone kinase subunit DhaK, which codes for MNRIINEPDLVVEDAIQGYLKAHPEYFAQTDNARVLKYPKAPIQGKVGIVTGGGSGHEPAFLGYVGENMLDAVAIGEIFSSPTAGAFLDAFKAADSGAGVACLYGNYAGDNMNVKMAMKKAEKAGMKIKTVVATDDVASAPASEKEKRRGVAGEILMWKVGSAAASKGYDLDGVINAAQKAINNCHSIGVGLTSCTIPAVGHPNFHIEDGMMELGIGHHGEPGIEIMPIQSAAQMAQTMLTPILTDMQAKQGDEVVVLVSGLGATPVMELYIYYAEVEKLLSEKGVRIVRNYVGNYFTSLEMMGVTLTLMKVDEELKTLMDVPAYSLGLTQVK
- a CDS encoding MFS transporter is translated as MIINKLSKVTGFSPKLLLGYFGVLIFMMGEGLEQGWLSPFIISRGMSIEQSSLLFSVYGFFAAVAAWLSGVLAEIYTARRVMIFGFVMFVIGSVIFLSIGLPSNSLSIMIPTYALRGFGYPMFAYGFLVWVAYEAPIKKLGSAVGIFWFVYSGGLGVLGVMYSSYALPILGEMATLWSGLIFVTIGAFIAIALNRSHEGGEQPKQKVSLNYVFKGITIAFENPKIGLGGIVRTINTSAAYGFVIFMPMFLGDFGFSRTEWLHIYAALWTVNIAFNLIFGVVSDRIGWRNIVIWFGCVGCMLCTLMFYYVPYYFGHNYTLMMIAAGLFGACLAGYVPLSAIMPSLAPENKGAAMSVLNLGAGLSTFVGPALVGIFISSVGAFGVIWIFSGLYLFSAILMRFITVPQELLDQSAKMQLTPENK
- a CDS encoding MDR/zinc-dependent alcohol dehydrogenase-like family protein, whose translation is MCEHCDQKATMSEGIPEKMKAVVAYAPKDYRLETVDVPKIGEEEILVRVEACGICAGDVKAFEGAPSFWGDAEQPAYIKAPMIPGHEFIGHVVGFGSKVEGFALGDRVISEQIVPCWECRFCKRGEYWMCEKHDLYGFQNNVNGGMAQYMKFTKEAINYHVPVDMPIEDAILIEPYACSLHAVQRANVKLGDVVVLSGAGTLGLGMIGAIKKSGAGKLVVLDLFDKRLELAKEFGADMVLNPKRDDVDKIIKGMTEGYGCDIYIEATGAPKSVEQGLKMIRKLGTFVEFSVFKDPVTVDWSIISDRKELDLLGSHLGPYCYPLVIEGIGNGDFPTKGVVTDILPLDKFAEGFSMMAKGDPHIKVVLDPNL